The Euphorbia lathyris chromosome 2, ddEupLath1.1, whole genome shotgun sequence genome includes a window with the following:
- the LOC136218606 gene encoding LOW QUALITY PROTEIN: CASP-like protein 2A1 (The sequence of the model RefSeq protein was modified relative to this genomic sequence to represent the inferred CDS: substituted 2 bases at 2 genomic stop codons), which produces MDLDMCEQSFCVNGIECFSPAPPNFNXXLPLSLSLFNLSLYVLSVEIAERKKDMEKGKGSTPMNMNMNMNMMGSREEEDTPNSIRTAETVFRLIPMALCISALLLMLKDSQTNDFGSLSYSDLGAFRYLVHANGICAGYSLLSAVIVAMPRPFTMSRAWILFFLDQILTYVILGAAAVSVEVLYLARKGDTAITWSAACASFGGFCEKATASAIITFGVVACYALLSLLSSYKLFTRFDAPPPLPHKIPA; this is translated from the exons ATGGACTTGGATATGTGTGAACAGAGTTTTTGTGTTAATGGCATTGAATGCTTCTCACCAGCCCCACCTAATTTCAATTAATGATtacctctttctctctctctttttaatCTCTCTCTCTATGTCTTGTCTGTAGAGATagcagaaagaaagaaagatatggaaaaaggaaaaggaagCACCCCCATGAATATGAATATGAATATGAATATGATGGGAtcaagagaagaagaagatacacCAAACTCCATCCGCACTGCTGAGACTGTTTTCCGTCTGATACCTATGGCTTTATGCATTTCTGCTCTTCTTCTTATGCTCAAGGATTCTCAGACTAATGATTTTGGCTCTCTTTCTTATTCTGATCTTGGAGCTTTCAG gtATTTGGTCCATGCCAATGGTATATGTGCAGGTTATTCCCTTCTTTCAGCAGTGATTGTAGCCATGCCTAGACCATTCACCATGTCTCGAGCATGGATTCTCTTCTTCCTTGATCAg ATATTGACATACGTGATTCTGGGGGCGGCAGCAGTGTCGGTGGAGGTGTTGTACCTAGCAAGAAAGGGAGACACGGCCATTACATGGAGCGCGGCATGTGCGTCGTTCGGCGGATTTTGTGAGAAAGCAACCGCATCCGCAATAATCACATTTGGTGTGGTAGCATGTTATGCCCTCCTTTCTCTTCTTTCCTCTTACAAACTCTTCACCAGATTTGATGCGCCACCTCCTCTTCCTCATAAGATACCCGCCTGA